From the genome of Psychroserpens ponticola, one region includes:
- a CDS encoding helix-turn-helix domain-containing protein, translating to MVTNIELDLAWDFVNNTSRNIFLTGKAGTGKTTFLHKLKIHSHKRMVIVAPTGVAAINARGVTIHSFFQMPFGPILPDTVLTSSNRKFGKTKVNIIRSLDILVIDEISMVRADLLDGIDEILRRFRNNKLAFGGVQLLMIGDLQQLSPVIKENEWRLLSPFYKSAFFFSSQAYQQSKTVTIELRHIYRQENPIFIDILNQIRSNKLTIASAEEINKRHQPNFIPKENEGYISLTTHNTKANQTNKNELEKLKSKSHTYTATIKGKFPEHSFPNTHELILKVGAQVMFIKNDSSPEKLYYNGKIGKVIFLDENEVIIKCPDDNFNIITKPEIWENIKYTVDPNTQAITEDKIGTYTQIPLRLAWSITIHKSQGLTFEKAIIDVQGAFAHGQTYVALSRCKNLEGLVLLNKINSSQIICDSNVISFNKMADENQPNETILQKSKSEFQLNLISELFDFYKFLYPINRVIEIYYKNRRSIEGDLEAPLNTMKDGVTNFLKIANAFKTQLRKLSEIILMPETSDEVQERFKKAVDYFKIETNTKIIEPFKIFGFTTDNKTIEKDLNKQLDNIEELIATKLLYFSNLSNGFKVQTFLELRAKSMFLAKENSKKPRKTIIDGTTNVELFELLRELRNTIANENNLIHYQIFTQKALYEMCETLPTNKNELLKVNGFGKVRVEKYGNDILRVIREYCDENDIETSKETELFETLKPKRQKGDTKRVSLELFKSGKSIDQIALERELNVNTIFGHLASFMLSGEIEITDLISKKHYKELKEIIPKHKFENLSDLKYQIDAKYTFGELRLVIEYLNDK from the coding sequence ATGGTTACGAATATCGAGTTAGATTTAGCATGGGATTTTGTTAATAATACAAGTAGAAATATATTTTTAACAGGAAAAGCAGGAACAGGTAAAACTACCTTTTTGCATAAATTAAAAATACACTCTCATAAGCGAATGGTAATAGTAGCACCTACAGGTGTAGCTGCTATCAATGCTAGAGGGGTAACTATTCATTCCTTTTTTCAAATGCCTTTTGGTCCAATTTTGCCTGACACTGTGTTAACTTCATCTAATAGAAAGTTTGGTAAAACGAAGGTTAACATTATTAGATCTTTAGATATTTTAGTCATAGATGAAATAAGTATGGTTAGGGCAGATCTATTGGATGGAATAGATGAAATATTAAGACGTTTTAGAAATAATAAATTAGCTTTTGGTGGTGTACAGTTGCTAATGATTGGTGACTTACAACAACTTTCTCCAGTAATAAAAGAAAATGAATGGCGACTATTAAGCCCTTTTTATAAGAGCGCTTTCTTCTTTAGTAGTCAAGCATATCAACAAAGTAAAACAGTTACAATAGAATTAAGGCATATTTATAGACAAGAGAATCCTATATTTATTGATATCCTTAATCAAATTAGGAGTAATAAACTTACCATAGCATCTGCGGAAGAAATAAATAAACGTCATCAACCTAATTTTATTCCTAAAGAGAATGAAGGTTACATTTCTTTGACAACTCATAACACTAAGGCTAATCAAACTAATAAAAATGAACTTGAAAAACTTAAAAGTAAATCACATACTTACACAGCTACTATAAAAGGTAAATTCCCAGAGCATTCATTTCCAAATACTCATGAACTAATATTGAAGGTAGGAGCTCAAGTAATGTTTATTAAAAATGATAGTTCACCAGAAAAACTCTATTATAATGGTAAAATTGGTAAAGTTATTTTTTTGGATGAAAACGAAGTTATCATTAAATGCCCAGATGATAATTTTAACATTATTACTAAACCAGAAATTTGGGAAAACATTAAATATACAGTTGATCCAAATACCCAAGCTATTACTGAGGATAAAATAGGTACTTATACTCAAATACCTTTGAGATTAGCTTGGTCTATTACTATCCATAAAAGTCAAGGCTTAACTTTTGAAAAAGCAATTATTGATGTACAAGGAGCTTTTGCTCATGGACAAACCTACGTGGCATTGAGTCGTTGTAAAAATTTAGAAGGTTTAGTATTGTTAAATAAAATTAATTCTAGTCAAATAATTTGTGATAGTAATGTAATATCGTTTAATAAAATGGCTGATGAAAATCAACCAAATGAAACCATATTGCAAAAGTCAAAATCTGAGTTTCAGCTTAATTTAATTTCAGAATTATTCGATTTTTATAAGTTTTTATATCCTATAAATCGAGTAATTGAAATCTATTATAAAAACAGAAGAAGTATTGAAGGTGATCTTGAAGCACCTTTAAACACTATGAAAGATGGTGTTACTAATTTTCTTAAAATTGCTAATGCTTTTAAAACTCAATTAAGAAAACTATCTGAAATTATATTAATGCCAGAAACTAGTGATGAAGTTCAAGAACGTTTTAAAAAGGCTGTTGATTATTTTAAAATTGAAACAAACACTAAAATTATTGAACCTTTTAAAATTTTTGGATTTACAACTGATAATAAAACTATTGAAAAAGATTTAAATAAACAATTAGATAATATTGAAGAATTAATTGCAACAAAATTGCTCTATTTTTCTAATTTGTCAAACGGTTTTAAAGTTCAAACGTTTTTAGAATTAAGAGCAAAATCGATGTTTCTAGCTAAAGAAAATTCAAAGAAACCTCGTAAAACTATTATTGATGGGACTACTAATGTTGAGTTATTTGAGTTATTACGCGAATTAAGAAACACAATTGCTAATGAAAATAATTTAATACATTATCAAATATTCACACAGAAAGCTTTGTATGAAATGTGTGAAACATTGCCTACAAATAAAAATGAACTTTTAAAGGTGAATGGTTTTGGTAAAGTGCGTGTTGAAAAATATGGAAATGATATTTTAAGGGTAATTCGAGAGTATTGCGATGAAAATGATATAGAAACATCTAAAGAAACTGAGCTCTTTGAAACTCTAAAACCAAAAAGACAAAAAGGAGATACTAAAAGAGTCTCACTCGAACTTTTCAAATCCGGAAAATCTATTGATCAAATAGCTTTAGAGCGAGAATTAAATGTAAATACTATATTCGGCCATTTGGCAAGTTTTATGCTATCTGGAGAAATTGAAATCACTGATTTAATTTCTAAAAAACACTATAAAGAATTAAAAGAAATTATCCCAAAACATAAATTTGAGAACTTGTCAGATTTAAAATATCAAATTGATGCCAAGTATACTTTTGGTGAGTTACGTTTGGTAATAGAGTATTTAAATGATAAATAA